Proteins encoded in a region of the Selenomonadales bacterium genome:
- a CDS encoding alpha/beta fold hydrolase — protein MRRLLATVLLLAVFPLVACRPVTVQPRPEAETVLASALVSHLAGGQYALAVGMFDRTMRRQLPAATLKAAWENATSRLGELRAHQPREKTPLGEHMVVLVDATFAQGSMTVRVVFDASKSVAGLWFDNIQTASRYQSPSYVDFTRFTEEPATVGEGEWAMPGTLTLPLGAAGPVPAVILVHGSGPQDRNTTILDNKPFKDLAHGLASRGIAVLRYDKRTKVHGARMQSDLVTPHEETVEDAVLALRLLLADSRIDSQRVFVLGHSLGGMLAPRIGELEPRVAGLILLAGAARPLEDLVLAQSEYLYNLDGELTSIERRHLQAIRAQVNRVKDPRLSAGTRSDQLPLGIPAAYWLWLRDYSPINTLRQLQKPTFVLQGERDYQVTMDDFALWMSIGDPVEGRSYPHLNHLFMGGTGVPSPAEYEVPGNVAAEVIADIAAWLNR, from the coding sequence TTGCGTAGATTGCTGGCCACCGTGCTGTTACTTGCTGTTTTCCCCCTGGTTGCTTGTCGACCTGTCACTGTGCAGCCACGTCCCGAAGCCGAAACCGTTCTAGCGTCTGCGTTAGTCTCGCATCTAGCGGGCGGCCAATACGCTTTAGCGGTGGGCATGTTTGACCGCACTATGCGCAGGCAGCTCCCGGCAGCTACGCTTAAGGCCGCGTGGGAGAATGCGACATCACGCTTAGGCGAACTGCGAGCACACCAGCCAAGAGAAAAAACACCGCTGGGAGAACATATGGTGGTCTTAGTGGATGCGACTTTTGCGCAGGGAAGCATGACAGTGCGGGTCGTGTTTGACGCCTCTAAGTCAGTAGCCGGGTTATGGTTTGACAATATCCAAACCGCTTCGCGCTACCAGTCGCCCTCTTATGTGGATTTTACTCGTTTTACAGAAGAACCGGCAACTGTAGGCGAGGGCGAGTGGGCGATGCCGGGCACACTAACTTTGCCGCTGGGCGCCGCGGGGCCGGTACCGGCGGTAATCCTCGTGCATGGCTCGGGGCCACAAGACAGAAATACGACCATCTTGGACAACAAGCCTTTCAAGGATTTAGCGCATGGTCTAGCCTCACGCGGTATCGCTGTTTTGCGCTACGACAAACGCACCAAGGTGCATGGCGCAAGAATGCAGAGCGATTTAGTAACACCCCATGAGGAGACCGTGGAAGATGCGGTCTTGGCTTTAAGGCTCCTGCTAGCGGACTCGCGCATTGATTCACAGCGCGTTTTCGTGCTAGGCCATAGTCTTGGGGGGATGCTTGCCCCGCGCATCGGGGAACTGGAGCCGAGAGTAGCAGGGCTAATCCTTCTCGCAGGTGCGGCACGCCCCTTAGAAGACTTAGTGCTCGCGCAGTCCGAGTACCTGTACAATCTCGATGGCGAGCTAACGAGCATAGAGCGACGTCACCTGCAGGCCATCCGTGCACAAGTCAACCGTGTCAAAGACCCAAGGTTGTCTGCCGGAACGCGTAGTGACCAACTGCCGCTCGGCATTCCTGCCGCCTACTGGCTATGGTTACGCGATTACAGCCCCATTAATACACTAAGGCAACTACAAAAGCCCACCTTCGTGCTGCAGGGTGAGCGTGATTACCAAGTTACTATGGACGACTTTGCCCTATGGATGAGCATCGGTGACCCCGTCGAGGGCCGGTCGTACCCCCACCTAAATCACCTGTTTATGGGCGGGACAGGGGTGCCGTCCCCGGCCGAGTATGAAGTACCCGGCAATGTAGCCGCCGAGGTTATCGCGGATATCGCGGCGTGGTTAAACCGATAA
- a CDS encoding sigma-70 family RNA polymerase sigma factor, whose amino-acid sequence MAQTTREFDALYQSYQALVYQRLYYLLGEREAAREIAQEVFLKLHLSPPRDQSGLGGWLLRVAANLGYNYLRGEARRRRREEGQYREEADVVPLEEAVIRDQEAKRVHRCLANLEPRDRMCLLLRNAGHSYTEIASVIEVEKGSVGTILARARRHFRDLYNELEGRGDYVSGRRDSANLS is encoded by the coding sequence GTGGCGCAAACGACGCGGGAATTCGATGCCTTGTATCAGAGCTATCAGGCTTTGGTGTACCAACGACTGTACTACCTGCTTGGAGAGCGGGAGGCGGCGCGGGAGATTGCCCAAGAGGTTTTCCTAAAACTGCACCTCAGTCCTCCCCGCGACCAAAGCGGATTAGGCGGGTGGCTACTGCGAGTGGCGGCTAACTTGGGGTACAACTACTTGCGAGGCGAGGCCCGTCGTCGCCGCCGCGAGGAGGGGCAGTACCGCGAGGAAGCCGACGTAGTTCCCTTAGAGGAAGCGGTTATCCGCGACCAAGAGGCGAAGCGAGTGCATCGCTGCTTGGCGAATTTAGAGCCGCGCGACCGCATGTGTCTGCTGCTAAGAAACGCAGGACACAGTTATACGGAAATTGCTTCGGTCATTGAGGTGGAAAAGGGCTCAGTGGGCACGATTCTCGCTCGGGCTAGACGGCACTTTCGCGACCTGTACAACGAACTGGAGGGGAGGGGTGATTATGTGTCTGGAAGAAGGGATTCTGCAAACTTATCTTGA
- a CDS encoding zf-HC2 domain-containing protein yields MIMCLEEGILQTYLDAELDVQQAGDVAAHLAECAACRERLRSLAELANCTAVSLTSYMQATAAISRPEHVIPMSYLRHRQASQNKQRRLISMMQKYRWLTGVSAAVLALALILSSPPGRSLAAQFLNIFRMERIQLVEITSADMLELGQLLDNFHGEGGTVDIRNFGRVQVTVPTAADWRVEADPSQVEGLSGVKLNLPATLAGQTRTEIIVEQAPTITFTPDVENLNNYLRRNSAVVLPQALAGQSVIFNIPPVIRAQYFGPTGQGFAIYAARDLTIEAPPGVDIAYLRQALVRVPFLPENFRRQLADIHDWRQTLPIPALPGMSWTDTTVNGSPAVYFMNEVDRTVVLAWREGGSWRAISGLSLEAALSIAGEIR; encoded by the coding sequence GTGATTATGTGTCTGGAAGAAGGGATTCTGCAAACTTATCTTGACGCCGAATTAGACGTGCAGCAGGCCGGAGACGTGGCGGCTCACTTAGCGGAGTGTGCCGCATGCCGTGAACGTCTGCGTAGTTTAGCAGAACTTGCCAATTGCACGGCGGTTTCCTTAACATCGTACATGCAAGCAACCGCAGCTATAAGCCGCCCTGAGCACGTCATCCCCATGAGCTACTTGCGCCATCGTCAGGCATCCCAAAACAAACAGAGGAGGCTAATTAGCATGATGCAAAAGTATAGATGGCTGACCGGCGTAAGCGCAGCGGTCCTAGCGCTTGCGCTCATCTTAAGTTCACCGCCGGGCCGCTCTCTAGCCGCGCAGTTTCTGAACATTTTCCGCATGGAGAGGATACAGCTCGTCGAGATCACTTCCGCGGACATGCTGGAGTTAGGGCAGCTACTTGATAACTTTCACGGCGAGGGTGGCACCGTCGACATCAGGAACTTCGGCCGCGTGCAAGTTACTGTTCCGACCGCCGCCGACTGGAGGGTCGAAGCCGATCCCTCACAAGTCGAGGGGTTAAGCGGCGTTAAGCTTAATCTGCCCGCTACGCTCGCCGGTCAGACGCGGACCGAGATTATCGTGGAGCAGGCCCCGACTATCACCTTTACCCCCGATGTCGAGAATCTTAACAACTACTTGCGCCGCAACAGCGCTGTGGTGCTGCCGCAAGCCTTAGCGGGGCAATCCGTTATCTTTAACATTCCACCCGTAATCCGGGCGCAATACTTTGGTCCCACGGGGCAAGGGTTCGCCATTTATGCTGCCCGCGACCTGACGATAGAAGCTCCGCCGGGGGTCGACATTGCCTATCTGCGCCAGGCGCTCGTGCGGGTGCCCTTCCTGCCGGAAAACTTTCGCCGACAACTCGCCGATATCCACGACTGGCGGCAAACCCTGCCCATCCCTGCATTACCGGGTATGAGCTGGACAGACACTACAGTAAACGGCAGCCCCGCCGTCTACTTCATGAATGAGGTCGACAGGACTGTCGTCCTAGCGTGGCGCGAGGGCGGTAGCTGGAGGGCCATTAGCGGTCTGTCCCTAGAGGCGGCATTAAGCATCGCGGGGGAGATAAGGTAG
- a CDS encoding ABC transporter ATP-binding protein — translation MAIIKVTHLTKVYGQQVACRDICLSVEEGQIFGFLGPNGAGKSTLVKMLVGLVYPTAGEAVVAGYAPEDVRSRRQIGFLPENFRLHGWLKGRELVNFHAHLAGLDHRAAKRSASAALELVGLAKEGEKLIANYSKGMQQRLGLAAALVGDPRVVFLDEPTSALDPLGRREVREILLSLKAAGKTVFLNSHLLSEVEQVCDRVSIINHGIVVADGKPHELQAASTAVAIKLRDLPVVLAVELQTKYPDLQIEGDLLTLRTSSPEEVADVVAKLAAHGCRIYEVTPHHNSLEDVFVRLVQEGEKTCG, via the coding sequence GTGGCGATTATTAAAGTTACGCATCTTACCAAGGTCTACGGCCAACAAGTAGCTTGCCGAGACATCTGCCTCTCCGTGGAGGAGGGGCAGATTTTCGGGTTCCTTGGCCCCAACGGCGCCGGCAAAAGCACCCTGGTTAAAATGCTGGTCGGCCTCGTCTACCCTACCGCCGGGGAGGCCGTGGTTGCGGGATACGCGCCGGAGGATGTGCGGAGTCGACGGCAAATAGGCTTCCTGCCGGAGAACTTTCGCTTGCACGGTTGGCTAAAGGGGCGAGAACTCGTCAACTTCCACGCGCACCTCGCAGGCTTAGACCACAGGGCCGCTAAGCGCAGCGCATCAGCGGCCCTAGAGCTGGTCGGTCTGGCCAAAGAGGGTGAAAAGCTCATTGCAAATTACAGCAAGGGAATGCAGCAACGGCTGGGGCTGGCCGCGGCGTTAGTAGGGGACCCGCGCGTGGTGTTTTTAGATGAGCCCACCTCAGCGCTCGATCCGCTTGGACGACGCGAAGTGCGAGAGATTCTCCTCTCGCTTAAAGCGGCCGGCAAAACTGTGTTTTTGAACAGTCATCTCCTAAGCGAGGTAGAGCAGGTCTGTGACCGTGTGTCGATCATCAATCACGGTATTGTGGTCGCCGACGGCAAGCCGCATGAACTGCAAGCCGCATCAACCGCCGTCGCCATAAAACTGCGCGACCTGCCTGTAGTGCTCGCTGTGGAATTGCAGACAAAGTACCCCGACCTGCAAATAGAGGGGGACTTACTCACGTTGCGCACCTCAAGTCCCGAGGAAGTCGCCGATGTCGTGGCCAAACTCGCGGCACATGGCTGCCGCATCTACGAAGTGACGCCACACCACAATTCCCTTGAGGACGTTTTTGTCCGTTTAGTGCAGGAGGGCGAAAAGACATGTGGTTGA